A single region of the Halobacterium wangiae genome encodes:
- a CDS encoding uracil-DNA glycosylase, whose protein sequence is MDAHQRGQQNPYGMDEECRNCPGLCDVRERVVHGYGDVGADFVFVGEAPSAGAERTGVPFTGDEAGERFQHILGSVGLNNSLPSSEEPELDNAYLAYLTRCRHPDRDPSDTEVTTCEPYLNADVRMINPEILVPVGQRALTELAREHTTKPAEEFDVEECHATTIRGRGFELAPMVHPTDLTDEQTETYIEFFLDLLGTDYRQTKGRRGR, encoded by the coding sequence ATGGACGCCCACCAGCGCGGCCAGCAGAACCCGTACGGGATGGACGAGGAGTGCCGGAACTGTCCCGGCCTCTGTGACGTCCGCGAGCGCGTCGTCCACGGCTACGGGGACGTGGGCGCGGACTTCGTCTTCGTCGGCGAGGCGCCGAGCGCGGGCGCCGAGCGCACCGGCGTCCCGTTCACGGGCGACGAGGCGGGCGAACGGTTCCAGCACATCCTCGGGAGCGTCGGGCTGAACAACTCCCTCCCGTCGAGTGAGGAACCGGAACTGGACAACGCCTACCTCGCGTACCTCACTCGCTGTCGGCACCCCGACCGCGACCCGTCCGACACGGAGGTGACGACCTGCGAACCGTACCTCAACGCCGACGTCCGGATGATCAACCCGGAGATCCTGGTGCCCGTGGGCCAGCGCGCGCTCACCGAACTCGCGCGGGAGCACACCACGAAGCCCGCCGAGGAGTTCGACGTCGAGGAGTGCCACGCGACGACAATCCGCGGGCGCGGCTTCGAACTCGCGCCGATGGTCCACCCCACCGACCTGACCGACGAGCAGACCGAGACCTACATCGAGTTCTTCCTCGACCTGCTGGGGACGGACTACCGGCAGACGAAGGGGCGCCGCGGCCGGTAG
- the aroC gene encoding chorismate synthase, with product MNGNRFGRLFQVTTYGESHGPGMGVVVSGCPAGLELDEETIQRELDRRKPGQSMITTSRGEPDEVTINSGIQDGYTTGTPIGMTIQNKDAESGKYEPFVTAPRPSHGDFTYSAKFGTRNWGGGGRSSARETVNWVAAGAIAKEILEREGVQTKAHVNQIGDVEAPEVSFEEMLEHTEDNDVRCAHPETAAEMQELIEAYQAEGDSIGGSIYFEVRGVPRGLGAPRFDSVEARLGQAMLSVPATTAFEFGLGREAREWTGKDRNDDWEFSDEGEPVPVENDHGGLQGGITTGEPIYGEVTLHAPTSIPKEQQTVDWETGEEKTEQVIGRHDPVLPPRGVPVVEAMLNVTILDFMLLGGRINPDRLDGQPGEYDTDYHPSSPRNE from the coding sequence ATGAACGGTAATCGCTTTGGGCGACTGTTCCAGGTCACGACCTACGGGGAGAGTCACGGTCCCGGGATGGGCGTCGTGGTCTCGGGCTGTCCCGCGGGACTCGAACTCGACGAGGAGACGATCCAGCGCGAACTCGACCGCCGGAAGCCCGGCCAGTCGATGATCACAACCTCGCGGGGCGAACCCGACGAGGTCACCATCAACTCCGGAATCCAGGACGGCTACACGACGGGGACGCCCATCGGGATGACCATCCAGAACAAGGACGCCGAGTCCGGAAAGTACGAACCGTTCGTCACCGCGCCACGACCGAGCCACGGCGACTTCACGTACTCCGCGAAGTTCGGCACCCGGAACTGGGGCGGCGGCGGTCGCTCGTCAGCGCGCGAGACGGTGAACTGGGTCGCGGCGGGCGCTATCGCCAAGGAGATCCTGGAGCGTGAGGGCGTGCAGACGAAGGCCCACGTCAACCAAATCGGCGACGTCGAAGCGCCCGAGGTCTCCTTCGAGGAGATGCTCGAACACACGGAGGACAACGACGTCCGCTGTGCACACCCGGAGACGGCCGCGGAGATGCAGGAGCTGATCGAGGCGTACCAGGCCGAGGGCGACTCCATCGGCGGGTCGATCTACTTCGAGGTCCGTGGTGTCCCCCGCGGACTCGGCGCCCCGCGCTTCGACAGCGTGGAGGCGCGACTCGGGCAGGCGATGCTGTCCGTGCCAGCGACGACGGCCTTCGAGTTCGGCCTCGGCCGCGAGGCCCGGGAGTGGACCGGCAAGGACCGCAACGACGACTGGGAGTTCTCCGATGAGGGTGAGCCGGTCCCCGTCGAGAACGACCACGGCGGACTGCAGGGCGGCATCACGACCGGCGAACCCATCTACGGCGAGGTGACGCTGCACGCGCCGACGTCGATTCCGAAGGAGCAACAGACCGTGGACTGGGAGACCGGTGAGGAGAAGACCGAACAGGTCATCGGGCGCCACGACCCAGTGCTCCCACCGCGGGGCGTCCCCGTGGTCGAGGCGATGCTCAACGTCACCATCCTCGACTTCATGCTGCTCGGTGGCCGCATCAACCCGGACCGACTCGACGGCCAACCCGGCGAGTACGACACCGACTACCACCCAAGCAGTCCGCGCAACGAGTAA
- a CDS encoding DUF7344 domain-containing protein, translating to MAESMRIGAERGDVRIHGALANERRRHVLSILEDANAELSLNELVRELADLESGNKPGATCDEVKQIRISLYHRHLPKLADVGLVEHNPGKQTVALANDELDV from the coding sequence ATGGCAGAATCGATGCGGATCGGCGCAGAGAGGGGCGACGTACGTATTCACGGCGCACTGGCGAACGAACGCCGGCGTCACGTCCTCTCGATACTCGAGGACGCGAATGCCGAGCTGTCGCTGAACGAACTCGTGCGGGAACTCGCTGACCTCGAGAGTGGGAACAAACCGGGAGCGACCTGCGACGAGGTCAAGCAGATCCGTATCTCGCTGTACCACCGCCACCTCCCGAAGCTAGCGGACGTCGGACTCGTCGAGCACAACCCCGGGAAGCAGACCGTCGCGCTCGCGAACGACGAACTCGACGTGTAG